In Fusobacterium periodonticum ATCC 33693, the following are encoded in one genomic region:
- the rpe gene encoding ribulose-phosphate 3-epimerase, protein MTKGIKIAPSILSSDFSKLGEELVAIDKAGADYIHIDVMDGEFVPNLTFGPPVIKCIRKCTELVFDVHLMIDRPERYIEDFVKAGADIVVVHAESTIHLHRVIQQIKALGVKVGVSLNPSTSEDVLKYVINDIDMVLVMSVNPGFGGQKFIPAVVEKIKAIKKMRADIDIEVDGGITDETIKVCADAGANIFVAGSYVFSGDYKERIDLLKAKAK, encoded by the coding sequence ATGACTAAGGGGATAAAAATAGCTCCTTCTATATTATCAAGCGATTTTTCAAAACTTGGTGAAGAACTTGTGGCAATTGATAAGGCAGGTGCAGACTACATTCATATAGATGTTATGGATGGTGAATTTGTACCTAATTTAACTTTTGGACCTCCTGTAATAAAGTGCATTAGAAAATGTACTGAGCTTGTGTTCGATGTTCATCTAATGATAGACAGACCAGAAAGATATATTGAAGATTTCGTAAAAGCAGGAGCAGATATTGTTGTTGTACATGCAGAATCAACTATTCACTTACATAGAGTTATACAACAAATAAAGGCTTTAGGAGTAAAAGTAGGAGTTTCATTGAATCCTTCAACATCAGAAGATGTATTAAAATATGTTATCAATGATATTGATATGGTCTTAGTTATGAGTGTAAATCCAGGATTTGGAGGACAAAAATTTATACCTGCAGTGGTAGAAAAAATAAAGGCAATTAAGAAAATGAGAGCAGATATAGACATAGAAGTAGATGGTGGAATAACTGATGAAACTATAAAAGTTTGTGCAGATGCAGGAGCTAATATATTTGTTGCAGGTTCTTATGTATTCTCAGGAGATTACAAAGAAAGAATTGACTTATTAAAAGCAAAAGCAAAATAG
- the rsgA gene encoding ribosome small subunit-dependent GTPase A, with protein sequence MNKIQGFYYVESNNEVFECKLRGILKKTNNKYNCVVGDRVEISEDNSIVEIFQRDNMLIRPIVANVDYLAIQFAAKHPNIDYERINLLLLTAFYYKVKPLVIVNKIDYLSEEELTELKERLAHLKSIGVPSFLISCQDNVGLQEVEDFLKDKTTVIGGPSGVGKSSLINFLQSERVLKTGEISERLQRGKHTTRDSNMIRMKAGGYIIDTPGFSSIEVPKIENREELISLFPEFTNIESCKFLNCSHIHEPNCNVKKAVEENKISQDRYNFYKKTLEILLERWNRYD encoded by the coding sequence ATTAATAAGATTCAAGGTTTCTATTATGTTGAAAGCAACAATGAAGTTTTTGAATGTAAGTTGAGAGGAATTTTAAAGAAAACAAATAACAAATATAATTGTGTTGTAGGTGATAGAGTTGAAATCTCTGAAGATAATTCTATAGTAGAAATATTTCAAAGAGATAATATGCTAATAAGACCTATAGTTGCAAATGTAGATTATCTAGCAATACAATTTGCAGCAAAGCACCCAAATATAGATTATGAAAGAATAAATCTACTATTATTAACAGCATTTTACTATAAAGTAAAACCTTTAGTAATAGTAAATAAGATAGATTATTTAAGTGAAGAAGAGTTGACAGAATTAAAAGAAAGATTAGCTCATTTAAAAAGTATAGGAGTACCTTCATTTTTAATCTCTTGTCAAGATAATGTTGGACTTCAAGAAGTAGAAGATTTCTTAAAAGATAAGACAACTGTAATTGGTGGACCAAGTGGAGTTGGAAAATCAAGTCTTATCAATTTTTTACAGAGCGAAAGAGTCTTAAAGACAGGAGAAATTAGTGAAAGATTGCAAAGAGGAAAACATACAACAAGAGATTCTAATATGATAAGAATGAAAGCAGGAGGCTATATAATAGATACTCCAGGCTTCTCTTCAATAGAAGTTCCTAAGATTGAAAATAGGGAAGAGCTGATTTCTCTATTTCCTGAATTTACAAATATAGAAAGTTGTAAATTTTTAAACTGTTCTCATATACATGAGCCAAATTGTAATGTAAAAAAAGCTGTGGAAGAAAATAAAATATCTCAAGATAGATATAATTTTTATAAAAAAACTTTAGAAATTTTATTAGAAAGGTGGAATAGGTATGACTAA
- a CDS encoding MarR family transcriptional regulator, whose protein sequence is MTVNIQRVNDVLEEYYKLFYKTEDMALKRGIKALTHTELHIIESVGQDTQLTMNELADKIGITMGTATVAISKLSDKGYIDRARSTTDRRKVFVSLTKKGIDALTYHNNYHKMIMASITESIPEKDLQKFVETFEVILDSLRNKTDYFKPMTITDFKEGTKVSIVEIKGTPIVQNYFLSHGIENFTLLKVLKSGDKSLFKIEKEDGEVLTLDILDAKNLIGVKAD, encoded by the coding sequence ATGACGGTAAATATACAAAGAGTAAATGATGTTTTAGAGGAATATTACAAACTATTTTATAAAACTGAAGATATGGCTTTAAAAAGAGGAATTAAAGCTTTAACACATACAGAATTGCATATAATTGAATCTGTTGGACAAGACACTCAATTAACAATGAATGAACTTGCAGATAAAATAGGAATTACAATGGGAACTGCAACAGTTGCTATTTCAAAATTATCTGACAAAGGATATATAGATAGAGCAAGATCTACAACTGATAGAAGAAAAGTATTTGTTTCACTTACAAAAAAAGGAATAGATGCTTTAACTTATCATAACAATTATCATAAAATGATAATGGCTTCAATAACTGAAAGTATACCTGAAAAAGATTTACAAAAATTCGTTGAAACTTTTGAAGTTATTTTAGACTCTTTAAGAAATAAAACAGACTACTTCAAACCTATGACTATTACAGATTTTAAAGAAGGAACTAAAGTTTCTATAGTTGAAATAAAAGGGACTCCTATTGTTCAAAACTATTTCTTAAGTCATGGAATAGAAAACTTTACACTTTTAAAAGTTTTAAAATCTGGAGATAAGTCACTATTTAAAATAGAAAAAGAAGATGGAGAAGTTTTAACTCTTGATATCTTAGATGCAAAAAATTTAATAGGAGTAAAGGCTGATTAA